A single genomic interval of Streptomyces sp. 1222.5 harbors:
- the wblA gene encoding transcriptional regulator WblA: MGWVTDWSAQAACRTTDPDELFVQGAAQNRAKAVCTGCPVRTECLADALDNRVEFGVWGGMTERERRALLRRRPTVTSWRRLLETARSEYERGMGIVPLDNDEVYEHYAAVS, from the coding sequence ATGGGCTGGGTTACCGACTGGAGTGCGCAGGCCGCCTGCCGCACTACCGATCCGGATGAACTGTTCGTTCAGGGAGCAGCGCAGAACAGGGCCAAGGCGGTGTGCACCGGATGCCCGGTACGCACCGAGTGCCTGGCCGACGCGCTGGACAACCGCGTCGAATTCGGCGTGTGGGGAGGAATGACGGAGAGGGAGCGCCGCGCACTGCTGCGCCGCCGGCCCACCGTGACCTCCTGGCGCAGGCTGCTGGAGACGGCCCGCTCGGAGTACGAGCGCGGCATGGGCATCGTGCCCCTCGACAACGACGAGGTGTACGAGCACTACGCGGCGGTGAGCTGA
- a CDS encoding transglycosylase domain-containing protein, which translates to MPKKRSGGGLSATQQAAKFLGVSVLAGAVMAGIALPAAGALGLAAKGSVKSFDEIPANLKSPQLSQRTTILDNQGHQIAAVYSRDRTVVDLKDISPYMQKSIVAIEDSRFYKHGAIDLKGVLRAVNKNAQEGGVAQGASTLTQQLVKNYFIEEAGDDPTKVAQATQQTLGRKIRELKYAIQIEDKLGKKKILENYLNITFFGEQAYGVEAAAQRYFSKHAKNLNVQESALLAGIVQSPSRYDPVNDEAEATKRRNVVLQRMAELGDISQKEADEAKEKPLGLHPSQPKNGCITAVQGAGFFCDYVREVFLTDPAFGKTKEVRTKLWNQGGLTIRTTLDPQSQQSMQKSIKEHVYKSDGVATAASIVEPGTGRILAMGQSRPYGFGKNETQINLSVNQGMGGGAGYQPGSTFKPIVAAAAIEGGKSATQEYSSPYQMPYPTSVSACDGKTWRNDPRKPAKLQNENESEHGPYGMKEATAKSVNTYYVQLISDIGICPVVDMAKKMGVARADGRKIDQAPSIALGTQEMSPLTMASAYATFASRGMYCTPVAIESITRKIGSEQKSMSVPKSTCSRAMSEKTADTVSTLLKGVVEDGTGQEAGLGDRASAGKTGTTDERFAAWFVGYTPNMAGAVWVGDPTHKRRMINITIGGIPHDKVFGGEVPGPIWRDMMAGALEGKPAPDFNLVDIPDDTDEDGQGKGDRGENGGNNGNNTAGQVIGGLIGGLTTGGATDGGTTGGDANAGTTGGPVPTPTFSFPDNFIEGQTNGGARGNGNGGRRG; encoded by the coding sequence ATGCCAAAGAAGCGCTCGGGCGGTGGTCTGTCGGCAACGCAGCAGGCCGCGAAGTTCCTCGGTGTCAGTGTGCTCGCGGGAGCCGTGATGGCGGGCATCGCGCTGCCCGCGGCCGGCGCGCTGGGCCTCGCGGCCAAGGGCTCGGTCAAGAGCTTCGACGAGATCCCGGCCAACCTCAAGAGCCCCCAGCTGAGTCAGCGCACGACGATCCTGGACAACCAGGGCCACCAGATCGCCGCGGTGTACTCGCGCGACCGCACGGTGGTCGACCTGAAGGACATCTCGCCGTACATGCAGAAGTCGATCGTCGCGATCGAGGACTCGCGCTTCTACAAGCACGGCGCCATCGACCTCAAGGGCGTGCTGCGCGCGGTCAATAAGAACGCGCAGGAGGGCGGTGTCGCCCAGGGCGCCTCCACGCTCACCCAGCAGCTGGTGAAGAACTACTTCATCGAGGAGGCCGGCGACGACCCGACGAAGGTCGCCCAGGCCACCCAGCAGACCCTCGGCCGCAAGATCCGCGAGCTGAAGTACGCGATCCAGATCGAGGACAAGCTCGGCAAGAAGAAGATCCTCGAGAACTACCTCAACATCACCTTCTTCGGTGAGCAGGCCTACGGTGTCGAGGCCGCCGCCCAGCGCTACTTCTCCAAGCACGCCAAGAACCTGAACGTGCAGGAGTCCGCGCTGCTGGCCGGCATCGTGCAGTCCCCGAGCCGCTACGACCCCGTCAACGACGAGGCCGAGGCCACCAAGCGGCGCAACGTCGTGCTCCAGCGCATGGCCGAACTGGGCGACATCTCCCAGAAGGAGGCCGACGAGGCCAAGGAGAAGCCGCTCGGGCTCCACCCGAGCCAGCCCAAGAACGGCTGCATCACCGCAGTTCAGGGCGCCGGCTTCTTCTGCGACTACGTGCGCGAGGTCTTCCTGACCGACCCGGCCTTCGGCAAGACCAAGGAGGTCCGGACGAAGCTGTGGAACCAGGGCGGTCTGACGATCCGTACGACCCTCGACCCGCAGTCGCAGCAGTCCATGCAGAAGTCCATCAAGGAGCACGTCTACAAGAGCGACGGTGTCGCGACGGCCGCGAGCATCGTCGAGCCCGGCACCGGCAGGATCCTGGCCATGGGCCAGTCCCGGCCGTACGGCTTCGGCAAGAACGAGACGCAGATCAACCTGTCCGTCAACCAGGGCATGGGCGGCGGCGCGGGCTACCAGCCCGGTTCGACGTTCAAGCCGATCGTGGCCGCGGCCGCCATCGAGGGCGGCAAGTCCGCGACGCAGGAGTACTCGTCGCCGTACCAGATGCCGTACCCGACCTCGGTGTCCGCGTGCGACGGCAAGACCTGGCGCAACGACCCCCGCAAGCCGGCCAAGCTGCAGAACGAGAACGAGTCGGAACACGGCCCGTACGGCATGAAGGAAGCGACCGCCAAGTCGGTCAACACCTACTACGTGCAGCTGATCAGCGACATCGGCATCTGCCCGGTCGTCGACATGGCCAAGAAGATGGGCGTGGCGCGCGCCGACGGCCGCAAGATCGACCAGGCCCCGTCCATCGCGCTCGGCACCCAGGAGATGTCGCCGCTGACGATGGCGAGCGCGTACGCCACCTTCGCCTCGCGCGGCATGTACTGCACGCCGGTCGCCATCGAGTCGATCACCCGGAAGATCGGCAGCGAGCAGAAGTCCATGAGCGTGCCGAAGTCGACCTGCTCGCGCGCGATGTCGGAGAAGACCGCCGACACCGTGAGCACGCTGCTGAAGGGCGTGGTCGAGGACGGTACCGGCCAGGAGGCCGGTCTGGGCGACCGCGCGAGCGCGGGCAAGACCGGTACGACGGACGAGCGCTTCGCCGCCTGGTTCGTCGGCTACACCCCGAACATGGCGGGCGCGGTCTGGGTCGGCGACCCGACCCACAAGCGGCGCATGATCAACATCACCATCGGCGGCATCCCGCACGACAAGGTCTTCGGTGGTGAGGTCCCCGGACCGATCTGGCGCGACATGATGGCCGGCGCCCTGGAGGGCAAGCCCGCTCCCGACTTCAACCTGGTGGACATCCCCGATGACACCGACGAGGACGGCCAGGGAAAAGGCGACAGGGGGGAGAACGGGGGAAACAACGGGAACAACACGGCGGGACAGGTGATCGGCGGACTGATCGGCGGACTGACAACCGGGGGCGCCACTGACGGCGGCACCACCGGCGGCGACGCCAACGCCGGCACGACCGGCGGGCCGGTCCCGACGCCGACGTTCTCCTTCCCGGACAACTTCATCGAGGGCCAGACCAACGGGGGAGCCCGTGGGAACGGCAACGGCGGCCGGCGCGGGTAG
- a CDS encoding GatB/YqeY domain-containing protein yields MTTTLKSKLHDDLNAAIKERDELRSSTLRLTLAAITKEEVAGKEKRELSDDEVLKVITREAKKRREAADAFAQGGRAESAEREKAEGEVLAEYLPKQMSDDELDAIVAQAVEEAKAGAEGPRAMGAVMKIVNPKVAGQAEGGRVAAAVKKLLQG; encoded by the coding sequence ATGACCACCACGCTCAAGTCGAAGCTGCACGACGACCTCAACGCCGCGATCAAGGAGCGCGACGAGCTCCGCTCCTCCACGCTCCGGCTGACCCTCGCCGCGATCACCAAGGAGGAGGTCGCGGGCAAGGAGAAGCGGGAGCTCTCCGACGACGAGGTCCTCAAGGTGATCACCCGCGAGGCGAAGAAGCGCCGGGAGGCCGCGGACGCCTTCGCGCAGGGTGGCCGTGCCGAGTCGGCCGAGCGGGAGAAGGCGGAGGGTGAGGTGCTCGCCGAGTACCTGCCCAAGCAGATGTCCGACGACGAGCTGGACGCGATCGTCGCCCAGGCCGTGGAAGAGGCGAAGGCGGGCGCCGAGGGCCCGCGGGCCATGGGTGCCGTCATGAAGATCGTGAACCCGAAGGTGGCCGGGCAGGCCGAGGGCGGCCGCGTCGCCGCCGCGGTGAAGAAGCTCTTGCAGGGCTGA
- a CDS encoding metallophosphoesterase, with protein MRARYGVPLGIMAAGAAGLAYAAGFEARSFRLRRVTVPVLPPGMRPLRMLQVSDIHMVSGQHKKQRWLQSLAGLRPDFVINTGDNLSDPEGVPEVLDALGPLMDFPGAYVFGSNDYYGPRLRNPARYLLEKTSGRHGLNGNPPAVGVIHNPWEELRDGFDAAGWLNLTNTRGVLKVEGVSIELTGVDDPHIKRDRYAQVAGGPSGTYDFSLGVAHAPYLRTLDAFTADGYPLILAGHTHGGQLCIPFYGALVTNCDLDTDRVKGLSRHTAEGHTSYLHVSAGCGTNRYTPVRFACPPEATLLTLVGRE; from the coding sequence ATGCGCGCGCGATACGGAGTACCCCTGGGAATCATGGCGGCAGGCGCCGCCGGACTGGCGTACGCGGCGGGCTTCGAGGCCCGCTCCTTCCGCCTCCGGCGGGTGACGGTCCCGGTCCTCCCGCCCGGCATGCGCCCGCTGCGCATGCTCCAGGTCTCCGACATCCACATGGTGAGCGGCCAGCACAAGAAGCAGCGCTGGCTCCAGTCGCTGGCGGGCCTGCGCCCCGACTTCGTGATCAACACCGGTGACAATCTGTCGGACCCCGAGGGCGTGCCGGAGGTGCTGGACGCGCTCGGTCCCCTGATGGACTTCCCCGGCGCGTACGTCTTCGGCTCGAACGACTACTACGGCCCCCGGCTCCGCAACCCCGCCCGCTACCTGCTGGAGAAGACCAGCGGCCGGCACGGCCTGAACGGCAACCCGCCGGCCGTGGGCGTGATCCACAACCCGTGGGAGGAACTGCGGGACGGATTCGACGCGGCAGGCTGGCTGAACCTGACGAACACGCGGGGCGTGCTCAAGGTCGAGGGCGTGTCGATCGAGCTGACCGGGGTGGACGACCCGCATATCAAGCGTGACCGGTACGCCCAGGTGGCGGGCGGCCCGTCGGGGACGTACGACTTCTCCCTCGGCGTGGCCCACGCGCCGTACCTGCGCACCCTGGACGCCTTCACGGCGGACGGCTATCCGCTGATCCTGGCCGGCCACACCCACGGCGGCCAGCTGTGCATCCCCTTCTACGGCGCCCTGGTCACCAACTGCGACCTGGACACGGACCGGGTGAAGGGCCTGTCCCGGCACACGGCCGAGGGCCACACGTCCTACCTCCACGTCTCGGCGGGCTGCGGCACCAACCGCTACACCCCGGTCCGCTTCGCCTGCCCACCGGAGGCGACGCTGCTGACGCTGGTGGGACGGGAGTAG
- a CDS encoding Pr6Pr family membrane protein, with protein MTAPIPRDIPDLPAIPGPPMLVPAPVPATAVVAPVRRPMAALCRLLIAAAAAAGVALELLIGTPARTLSYFSVQANSLLALVMLLSAARASRARRPLPSGVTGATLLYVVIGALVYHLLLVRTTPPFSMTGGTAVPERWHAQWAVLQFLHVLVPAAAVCDWLFLTPAGRLHLRQTATWLLYPLAYLAFSFIRAAFLPPGDPARYLYPFLDVTAHGYRSTLANALLLGLAMYALAVLLVALDHTRPTPVRHRC; from the coding sequence ATGACCGCCCCGATACCCAGGGACATCCCGGACCTGCCCGCGATCCCGGGCCCGCCCATGCTGGTGCCCGCCCCGGTACCGGCCACGGCGGTGGTGGCCCCGGTCCGCCGCCCGATGGCAGCGCTGTGCCGCCTGCTGATCGCCGCGGCGGCGGCCGCCGGTGTCGCCCTGGAACTCCTCATCGGCACCCCGGCGCGCACCCTGAGCTACTTCAGCGTCCAGGCCAACAGCCTGCTGGCCCTGGTCATGCTCTTGTCGGCGGCCAGGGCCTCCCGGGCCCGACGCCCGCTCCCGTCCGGCGTGACGGGGGCCACGCTCCTCTACGTCGTGATCGGCGCGCTGGTCTACCACCTGCTGCTGGTCCGCACGACGCCCCCGTTCTCCATGACCGGCGGCACGGCGGTGCCGGAGCGCTGGCACGCCCAGTGGGCGGTCCTCCAGTTCCTCCACGTGCTGGTGCCGGCGGCGGCCGTGTGCGACTGGCTGTTCCTCACCCCCGCGGGCCGCCTGCACCTGCGCCAGACCGCGACCTGGCTCCTCTACCCCCTGGCCTACCTGGCCTTCTCCTTCATCCGGGCCGCCTTCCTCCCGCCGGGCGACCCGGCCCGCTACCTCTACCCCTTCCTGGACGTCACCGCCCACGGCTACCGCAGCACCCTGGCCAACGCCCTCCTCCTGGGCCTCGCGATGTACGCCCTGGCAGTCCTCCTGGTGGCCCTGGACCACACCCGTCCGACCCCGGTACGCCACCGGTGCTAA
- the xerC gene encoding tyrosine recombinase XerC: protein MLPLPDICLAALRLRKREQEAARERAKDLWTASDLVFTTRNGTPVEPRNSTREFDRRCERAGVRRIRVHDTRHTCASLHAALDVHPRIAMQILRHSEIAVTMEVYMHVPSADTRRALRKLGKALGGSKKKDGEKKGKRKQEERSDKEGRQEP, encoded by the coding sequence GTGCTTCCGCTGCCGGACATTTGCCTGGCGGCGCTCCGGCTGCGCAAGAGGGAGCAGGAGGCGGCGAGGGAGCGGGCCAAGGATCTCTGGACGGCATCGGATCTCGTCTTCACCACCCGCAACGGCACCCCGGTGGAGCCGCGAAACTCCACCCGCGAGTTCGACCGCCGCTGCGAGCGCGCCGGCGTCCGCCGGATTCGCGTGCACGACACACGCCACACGTGCGCCTCGCTCCACGCCGCCCTCGACGTCCACCCTCGGATCGCGATGCAGATCCTGCGCCACTCCGAGATCGCGGTGACCATGGAGGTCTACATGCACGTTCCCTCGGCGGACACCCGGCGGGCCCTCCGGAAGCTCGGGAAGGCTCTGGGCGGCAGTAAGAAGAAGGACGGCGAGAAGAAGGGCAAACGCAAGCAGGAGGAGCGGTCGGACAAGGAAGGCCGTCAAGAGCCATAA
- a CDS encoding enoyl-CoA hydratase/isomerase family protein produces MYKRTVVSYRRLGRTRAIEAITGTDDFDADLAQRYGWIKRALPDAELDGFVERLAKRIAGFPPAGVKAAKRAINDLTLPHPANVRSDSATFLSLVALPESRERLDYLTNRGLQTPGDLERDLGKAVAEYPS; encoded by the coding sequence ATGTACAAGCGCACGGTCGTCTCATATCGGCGACTGGGCAGAACCCGCGCCATCGAAGCCATCACCGGCACCGACGACTTCGACGCCGACCTCGCACAGCGCTACGGCTGGATCAAACGAGCCCTGCCCGACGCCGAATTGGACGGCTTCGTCGAGCGCCTGGCCAAGCGCATCGCCGGATTCCCACCCGCAGGGGTCAAGGCCGCGAAGCGCGCGATCAATGACCTCACGCTGCCACACCCGGCGAACGTCCGTTCCGATTCCGCCACGTTCCTCAGCCTGGTTGCACTGCCCGAAAGCCGTGAGCGCCTGGACTACCTCACGAACCGGGGCCTCCAGACGCCCGGTGACCTCGAACGCGACCTCGGCAAGGCCGTGGCGGAGTACCCCAGTTGA
- a CDS encoding ferredoxin: MRLVVDLNRCQAYAQCVFLAPEVFALHGDEGLLFSPRFDEGLRDRVEQAVAACPVQAILADYSDEPTKGVQPRVG; the protein is encoded by the coding sequence ATGAGGCTTGTCGTTGATCTCAATCGGTGTCAGGCGTACGCGCAGTGCGTCTTTCTCGCCCCAGAGGTTTTCGCCCTGCACGGCGATGAGGGGCTGCTGTTCTCTCCCCGTTTCGACGAGGGGCTGCGCGACCGGGTGGAGCAGGCCGTAGCCGCCTGCCCGGTCCAGGCCATCCTCGCCGACTACTCCGACGAACCGACGAAGGGGGTGCAACCCCGTGTCGGCTGA
- a CDS encoding NAD(P)/FAD-dependent oxidoreductase, whose translation MSADTDVAALRREGRIVVVGASLAGLRAAETLREQGFTGSLTVIGDESYEPYDRPPLSKQVLLGRAQAEDTQLPRRRDVDATWRLGVAAESLDRNAKQVRLANGDTVGYDRLLIATGTRARPWFHPEQADLDGVLVLRTRDDSARLNRRLTGGPARVLVIGAGFTGCEVASACRELGVDVTVAERGPAPLVGALGGVIGAVADRMQRRNGVDLRCGVSVTALEGDESGRLRRAYLSDGTAIDVQVAVVSLGALRNTEWLAGSGVAAGPRGIACDAGCRVFDVNGIVTDDIYAAGDVARSPHPLFDYQFLSLEHWGNAVEQAEIAAHNMICAGPERRPHLWLPMFWSTQFRTNIKSVGIPSMGDQMVIAQGTLAEERFVAVYGYRGRVIAAASFDGARWLGFYEEQIAAAAPFPPDYRLVDRRTSTLPVIDPDFPDPHLPTHAPTVTLTGHSPSERRVNFVPSHA comes from the coding sequence GTGTCGGCTGACACCGATGTTGCCGCCCTGCGCCGGGAAGGCCGGATCGTCGTCGTGGGTGCGTCCCTGGCGGGCCTGCGTGCCGCGGAGACGCTGCGTGAGCAGGGTTTTACCGGATCACTGACCGTGATCGGTGACGAATCGTATGAGCCCTACGACCGGCCGCCGCTGTCCAAGCAGGTGCTGCTGGGGCGGGCGCAGGCCGAGGACACGCAACTCCCTCGGCGGCGTGACGTCGACGCCACATGGCGTCTGGGTGTCGCCGCCGAGAGCCTGGACAGGAACGCCAAGCAGGTACGCCTGGCGAACGGAGACACCGTCGGCTACGACCGTCTGCTGATCGCTACCGGAACCAGGGCACGCCCCTGGTTCCATCCCGAACAGGCCGATCTGGACGGGGTGTTGGTACTGCGAACCCGTGACGACTCCGCACGCCTGAACCGGAGACTGACTGGCGGCCCCGCGCGGGTACTGGTGATCGGCGCCGGCTTCACGGGTTGTGAAGTCGCTTCCGCCTGCCGGGAGCTGGGCGTCGACGTGACGGTCGCCGAACGCGGCCCGGCGCCCTTGGTGGGCGCGCTCGGGGGTGTGATCGGTGCGGTCGCGGACCGAATGCAGCGCAGGAACGGGGTCGACCTGCGCTGCGGCGTCAGTGTCACCGCCCTGGAGGGGGACGAATCCGGCCGGCTCAGGCGCGCTTACCTGTCCGACGGCACGGCGATCGACGTCCAGGTAGCGGTCGTCTCGCTCGGTGCCCTGCGGAACACCGAATGGCTGGCCGGCTCGGGGGTGGCCGCGGGACCGCGGGGAATCGCGTGCGACGCCGGCTGCCGGGTGTTCGATGTCAACGGCATCGTCACCGACGACATCTACGCCGCCGGGGACGTCGCACGCAGCCCGCACCCGCTTTTCGACTACCAGTTCCTGTCGCTGGAGCACTGGGGCAACGCCGTCGAGCAGGCGGAGATCGCGGCCCACAACATGATCTGCGCAGGTCCTGAACGCCGCCCGCACCTGTGGTTGCCGATGTTCTGGTCCACCCAGTTCCGCACCAACATCAAGTCCGTGGGCATTCCCTCGATGGGCGACCAGATGGTCATCGCCCAGGGGACGCTCGCCGAGGAACGGTTCGTCGCCGTGTACGGCTACCGGGGCCGGGTCATCGCCGCGGCGTCCTTCGACGGCGCGCGGTGGCTGGGTTTCTACGAGGAGCAGATCGCCGCCGCCGCGCCGTTCCCCCCGGACTATCGCCTGGTTGACCGCCGCACCAGCACCCTGCCCGTCATCGACCCCGACTTCCCCGACCCCCACCTGCCCACCCACGCGCCCACCGTCACCCTCACGGGCCACTCCCCCAGCGAGCGGCGAGTCAACTTCGTTCCGTCGCACGCGTGA
- a CDS encoding cytochrome P450: MTSGSISAQILDYASRADPYPLYAELRKTPVLREDDGTYLVSSYHAVRSLANDPRLSQDPRNRPPGYAGPGHSEDDSGLPPSFILTDPPEHDRLRATANRPFGPPHSPRFLDGLRGELAAVVTTLLDAFDGKNEVDIVEDFAYPLPVTAICKVLGVPREDEPRFYGWADAVASGIDPQHGGLAAEEYQRARKELGAYLADLIDTKRRHPGPGILSALAPDTGPGGSMTPADLVATAILLLVAGHETTVNLITNTTLTLLRHPDVLERFRNEPNLTVPLVEEVLRFEPPVQFVPINVTLADIDIDGVTIPKGSPVWLMIAAANRDPNRFEDPDRFVPDRKDNEHLGFYTGIHYCFGAPLARIEASLALPELFRRVKNFRLLEDPPPYRTNAVLRGPRHLPVAIESFSA; this comes from the coding sequence ATGACGTCCGGCAGCATCTCCGCGCAGATCCTCGACTATGCCAGCCGAGCCGATCCGTACCCGCTCTACGCGGAGCTGCGCAAGACACCGGTGCTGCGGGAGGACGACGGCACCTACCTGGTCAGCAGCTACCACGCGGTGCGCAGCCTGGCCAACGACCCGCGGCTGAGCCAAGACCCCCGCAACCGCCCGCCCGGCTACGCCGGCCCCGGCCACTCAGAGGACGACTCCGGCCTGCCGCCGAGCTTCATCCTCACCGACCCACCCGAACACGACCGGCTGCGCGCCACCGCCAACCGGCCCTTCGGGCCCCCGCACAGCCCCAGGTTCCTCGACGGCCTGCGCGGCGAACTCGCCGCGGTCGTCACCACCCTGCTCGACGCCTTCGATGGCAAGAACGAGGTCGACATCGTCGAGGACTTCGCCTATCCGCTCCCCGTCACCGCCATCTGCAAGGTGCTCGGCGTGCCCCGCGAGGACGAACCGCGCTTCTACGGCTGGGCCGACGCCGTGGCCTCCGGCATCGATCCTCAGCACGGAGGCCTCGCCGCGGAGGAGTATCAGCGTGCACGCAAGGAATTGGGCGCCTACCTGGCCGACCTGATCGATACCAAACGCCGCCACCCGGGACCCGGCATCCTCAGCGCGCTCGCCCCCGACACCGGTCCTGGTGGCAGCATGACACCGGCGGACCTCGTGGCCACCGCGATCCTGCTGCTGGTCGCCGGCCACGAGACCACCGTCAACCTGATCACCAACACCACCCTCACCCTCCTGCGCCACCCTGACGTCCTCGAGCGCTTCCGCAATGAGCCGAATCTGACGGTCCCCCTCGTCGAGGAAGTGCTGCGCTTCGAGCCGCCCGTTCAGTTCGTCCCGATCAACGTCACACTGGCCGACATCGACATCGACGGCGTCACGATCCCCAAGGGATCTCCCGTTTGGCTCATGATCGCCGCGGCCAACCGCGACCCCAACCGTTTTGAGGACCCCGACCGCTTCGTGCCCGACCGCAAGGACAACGAGCACCTGGGCTTCTATACCGGAATCCACTACTGCTTCGGCGCCCCGCTCGCGCGGATCGAGGCAAGCCTCGCCCTGCCGGAACTGTTCCGCCGCGTGAAGAACTTCCGGCTGCTGGAGGATCCCCCGCCGTACCGCACCAACGCCGTCCTGCGCGGCCCGCGCCACCTGCCCGTAGCCATCGAAAGCTTCAGCGCCTGA
- a CDS encoding DJ-1/PfpI family protein — translation MHIAILTFEGYNELDSLIALGVLNRIKSDDWRVTIATPSPKVTSMNGVVIEQMSTLEEACAADAVIVGSGIATREVTEDPAIMNILRGLDPSRQLIAAQCSGALVLARLGLLGGIPACTDLITKPWVVAAGVEVLNQPFYAEDNIATAGGCLASHYLAAWIITRLRGQEAAEGALHYVAPVGEKEEYIERAWRNITPYLPAPAPALA, via the coding sequence GTGCACATCGCCATCCTCACCTTCGAGGGGTACAACGAGCTCGACTCCCTGATCGCGCTCGGTGTGCTCAACCGCATCAAGAGCGACGACTGGCGTGTCACCATCGCCACCCCCAGCCCCAAGGTGACGTCGATGAACGGGGTGGTCATCGAGCAGATGTCCACCCTTGAGGAGGCGTGCGCCGCCGACGCCGTCATAGTCGGCAGCGGCATCGCCACCCGCGAGGTCACCGAAGACCCGGCGATCATGAACATCCTGCGCGGCCTGGACCCCTCGCGGCAGCTCATCGCGGCGCAGTGCTCCGGCGCGCTCGTGCTGGCCAGGCTCGGCCTGCTGGGGGGCATCCCCGCCTGCACCGACCTGATCACCAAGCCGTGGGTCGTCGCCGCCGGCGTCGAGGTCCTCAACCAGCCCTTCTACGCCGAGGACAACATCGCCACCGCCGGCGGCTGCCTGGCCTCGCACTACCTCGCCGCCTGGATCATCACCCGCCTCCGCGGCCAGGAAGCCGCCGAAGGGGCGCTGCACTACGTCGCCCCGGTCGGCGAGAAAGAGGAATACATCGAGCGCGCCTGGCGCAACATCACCCCGTACCTGCCCGCTCCCGCCCCGGCGCTCGCCTGA
- a CDS encoding PLP-dependent aminotransferase family protein, producing MAASRYKKLVDTLAADIRTGRLASGVRLPTHRALAAREGIAVVTATRVYAELEAMGLVSREQGRGTFVRDIAVPADQGIDQQAVATDAVDLNFNYPSLPGQADLLRQALREVATSGDLESLLRYQPHRGRPQDRASIARHLTRRGISTDADQILITNGAQQGLAIAVMAMLSAGDVVAVDALTYPGFKVLAHSFHLDLEPIPTTPDGPDLDALEELCATRPVRAIYTMPTLHNPLGWVMSATDRTRLIRIARQYGPLIIEDASYAYLAEDPPPPLAATAPDITLYVSGLSKSIATGLRVGFVLAPPATIPSLERAIRATTWNTPALTTAIACRWLDDGTVNRLEAQKRDDAKTRQAIARQELAGLPLISHPSSYFTWLPLPDDARADRLTATLARQLISVTTAEPFTTSRHTPQALRLALGSTDLDSLRSTLRTVRRVAIEDAYA from the coding sequence ATGGCAGCCTCGCGATACAAGAAGCTGGTCGACACGCTCGCGGCCGACATCCGGACCGGGCGGCTCGCCTCCGGGGTGCGGCTGCCGACCCACCGCGCTCTCGCCGCCCGCGAGGGCATCGCCGTGGTGACCGCGACCCGGGTGTACGCCGAACTGGAAGCGATGGGCCTGGTGAGCCGGGAACAGGGCCGTGGCACGTTCGTGCGGGACATCGCGGTCCCCGCCGACCAGGGCATCGATCAGCAGGCCGTCGCCACGGACGCGGTCGACCTCAACTTCAACTACCCCTCGCTGCCCGGCCAGGCCGACCTCCTGCGCCAGGCCCTGCGAGAGGTGGCCACCTCCGGCGATCTCGAATCGCTGCTCCGCTACCAACCGCACCGAGGGCGCCCCCAGGACAGAGCCTCCATCGCACGACACCTCACACGCCGGGGAATCAGCACCGACGCAGATCAGATCCTTATCACCAACGGCGCCCAGCAGGGCCTGGCCATCGCCGTCATGGCCATGCTGAGCGCCGGCGATGTCGTCGCGGTCGACGCACTCACCTACCCCGGTTTCAAGGTGCTCGCGCACTCCTTCCACCTCGACCTGGAGCCCATCCCCACCACCCCCGACGGGCCTGATCTCGACGCCCTGGAGGAACTGTGCGCGACCCGCCCGGTCCGCGCGATCTACACCATGCCCACCCTCCACAACCCCCTGGGCTGGGTCATGTCGGCAACCGACCGCACCCGCCTGATCAGGATCGCCCGACAGTACGGTCCGCTCATCATCGAAGACGCTTCATACGCCTACCTGGCCGAAGACCCTCCACCGCCGCTGGCCGCAACCGCACCGGACATCACCCTCTACGTCTCAGGACTGTCCAAGAGCATCGCCACCGGCCTGCGGGTCGGCTTCGTCCTCGCCCCGCCGGCCACCATTCCGTCCCTCGAACGCGCCATCCGCGCGACCACCTGGAACACCCCCGCCCTCACCACCGCCATCGCCTGCCGCTGGCTCGACGACGGCACCGTCAACCGTCTGGAAGCACAGAAACGGGACGACGCCAAGACGCGCCAGGCAATCGCAAGACAAGAGCTGGCGGGCCTCCCGCTCATCAGCCACCCCTCGTCCTACTTCACCTGGCTGCCACTGCCCGACGACGCACGCGCCGACCGCCTCACAGCCACCCTCGCGCGCCAGCTCATCTCGGTCACCACGGCAGAGCCGTTCACCACCTCGAGACACACACCACAGGCGCTCCGCCTCGCCCTCGGCTCGACCGACCTGGACAGCCTTCGATCGACGCTGCGCACAGTGCGCCGAGTCGCCATCGAGGACGCCTACGCCTGA